One genomic segment of Primulina tabacum isolate GXHZ01 chromosome 9, ASM2559414v2, whole genome shotgun sequence includes these proteins:
- the LOC142556816 gene encoding protein TWIN LOV 1-like isoform X1, whose translation MESPLGLIEQSFDLRYTGWVREALNEFPDSFTITDPCISGHPIVFASNGFLKMFGYSRDEVIGKNGRMFQGPETDRRSIMLIREAVRNERAMEISLLNYRKDGTPFWMLFQICPVFGKEDGRVIHFVGVQVPILRKPRRPGLGNRSVEMNLSEDGGGICGSMFRCCRREVGSDSALEHRHNSALGSLLNHDDREVETNESCEASELQKTKATAAINNIFSVLIQFSELTGKVVSRQRCYFFGNRSLEASLNLSLARIKQSFVLTDASLPEMPIVYASEAFLKLTGYGRHEVLGKNCRFLSGTNTDPSTQFEMKECIQTEQACTVRILNYRKDRSSFWNFLHISPVRNASGKVAYFVGIQIDDDGENHETHELSPHIRQLSVVGAVKVAVRSLSMSASTS comes from the exons atggaATCACCACTGGGATTGATTGAACAATCATTTGATTTGAGATACACAGGATGGGTGAGGGAAGCACTTAATGAATTTCCTGATAGTTTCACCATAACTGACCCTTGCATTTCCGGACACCCAATCGTATTCGCATCAAATGGGTTCTTGAAAATGTTTGGTTATTCGAGAGATGAGGTGATTGGGAAGAATGGTAGGATGTTTCAGGGGCCTGAAACTGATAGAAGATCGATTATGTTGATTCGGGAGGCGGTTCGGAATGAGAGGGCTATGGAGATTAGTTTGTTGAATTATAGGAAAGATGGGACACCCTTCTGGATGTTGTTTCAAATTTGTCCTGTTTTTGGTAAGGAGGATGGTAGGGTGATTCATTTTGTGGGTGTTCAAGTTCCTATTTTGAGGAAACCAAGGCGGCCGGGCCTCGGAAATCGGAGTGTTGAAATGAATTTGAGCGAAGATGGTGGAGGAATTTGTGGTTCCATGTTCCGGTGTTGCAGGAGGGAGGTGGGCTCTGATTCGGCATTGGAACACAGACATAATTCGGCTTTAGGATCGTTATTAAATCACGATGATAGAG AAGTTGAGACTAACGAGTCTTGTGAAGCATCGGAGTTACAGAAGACCAAAGCTACTGCGGCAATTAATAACATTTTCTCGGTGCTAATACAATTCAGTGAGCTGACCGGCAAAGTGGTTAGTCGACAAAGATGTTACTTCTTTGGGAACAGAAGTCTTGAGGCATCCTTAAATTTATCCCTCGCTAGAATCAAACAAAGCTTTGTACT AACTGATGCATCCTTACCTGAAATGCCAATAGTTTATGCAAGTGAGGCGTTCTTGAAACTGACAG GCTATGGAAGGCATGAAGTACTGGGGAAAAATTGCCGATTTTTGAGTGGGACAAATACAGATCCCTCGACCCAATTTGAG ATGAAAGAATGCATTCAAACCGAGCAAGCATGTACAGTACGTATCCTCAATTACAG AAAAGATAGGAGTTCATTTTGGAATTTTCTTCATATTTCACCAGTTCGGAATGCTTCTGGAAAG GTGGCGTACTTTGTTGGAATTCAGATAGACGATGATGGCGAAAATCATGAAACACATGAGTTGAGTCCTCATATTCGGCAACTAAGTGTCGTGGGTGCTGTCAAAGTTGCTGTGAGAAGCTTGTCGATGAGTGCCAGTACTTCGTAG
- the LOC142556816 gene encoding protein TWIN LOV 1-like isoform X2, with product MFGYSRDEVIGKNGRMFQGPETDRRSIMLIREAVRNERAMEISLLNYRKDGTPFWMLFQICPVFGKEDGRVIHFVGVQVPILRKPRRPGLGNRSVEMNLSEDGGGICGSMFRCCRREVGSDSALEHRHNSALGSLLNHDDREVETNESCEASELQKTKATAAINNIFSVLIQFSELTGKVVSRQRCYFFGNRSLEASLNLSLARIKQSFVLTDASLPEMPIVYASEAFLKLTGYGRHEVLGKNCRFLSGTNTDPSTQFEMKECIQTEQACTVRILNYRKDRSSFWNFLHISPVRNASGKVAYFVGIQIDDDGENHETHELSPHIRQLSVVGAVKVAVRSLSMSASTS from the exons ATGTTTGGTTATTCGAGAGATGAGGTGATTGGGAAGAATGGTAGGATGTTTCAGGGGCCTGAAACTGATAGAAGATCGATTATGTTGATTCGGGAGGCGGTTCGGAATGAGAGGGCTATGGAGATTAGTTTGTTGAATTATAGGAAAGATGGGACACCCTTCTGGATGTTGTTTCAAATTTGTCCTGTTTTTGGTAAGGAGGATGGTAGGGTGATTCATTTTGTGGGTGTTCAAGTTCCTATTTTGAGGAAACCAAGGCGGCCGGGCCTCGGAAATCGGAGTGTTGAAATGAATTTGAGCGAAGATGGTGGAGGAATTTGTGGTTCCATGTTCCGGTGTTGCAGGAGGGAGGTGGGCTCTGATTCGGCATTGGAACACAGACATAATTCGGCTTTAGGATCGTTATTAAATCACGATGATAGAG AAGTTGAGACTAACGAGTCTTGTGAAGCATCGGAGTTACAGAAGACCAAAGCTACTGCGGCAATTAATAACATTTTCTCGGTGCTAATACAATTCAGTGAGCTGACCGGCAAAGTGGTTAGTCGACAAAGATGTTACTTCTTTGGGAACAGAAGTCTTGAGGCATCCTTAAATTTATCCCTCGCTAGAATCAAACAAAGCTTTGTACT AACTGATGCATCCTTACCTGAAATGCCAATAGTTTATGCAAGTGAGGCGTTCTTGAAACTGACAG GCTATGGAAGGCATGAAGTACTGGGGAAAAATTGCCGATTTTTGAGTGGGACAAATACAGATCCCTCGACCCAATTTGAG ATGAAAGAATGCATTCAAACCGAGCAAGCATGTACAGTACGTATCCTCAATTACAG AAAAGATAGGAGTTCATTTTGGAATTTTCTTCATATTTCACCAGTTCGGAATGCTTCTGGAAAG GTGGCGTACTTTGTTGGAATTCAGATAGACGATGATGGCGAAAATCATGAAACACATGAGTTGAGTCCTCATATTCGGCAACTAAGTGTCGTGGGTGCTGTCAAAGTTGCTGTGAGAAGCTTGTCGATGAGTGCCAGTACTTCGTAG
- the LOC142556819 gene encoding 2-oxoadipate dioxygenase/decarboxylase, chloroplastic/amyloplastic-like: MATMLKLPTSIKSSPLFPSLSSSSHSIFLCKPTRITGNFISFGRTLNFSTIVASLKDHHGIQDSPFRGGESFFRNVLGAMETVYLNKNPTARAILELVRSVEDDRICYDHLAFRTFGVNNHGIDSMAKFFSEFGYVQREELRFPAKKLKAFWFSPPNNIHSSAGTGVYGPLPRIFISELLVDQMSPETQKIIRKYTESSGNGVSHAALASALGSLTWNKPSYSEFQILSRESEYAAWTLVNGYTLNHVTISTHRLKSHLRTIGSLNQFIEENGFKLNSEGGVLKVSPDGLLLQSSTVADSSPFQFSDGIMESVPCSYIEFAERLVLPQFKDLPENKVEEFHRRDGFEVGNADKIFESTSKDQLTRKVA; the protein is encoded by the exons ATGGCAACCATGCTCAAGCTTCCAACTTCGATCAAATCGTCCCCCCTTTTCCCCTcactttcttcttcttctcattCGATTTTCCTCTGTAAACCCACCCGAATCACGGGGAATTTCATTTCATTTGGCAGAACCCTCAATTTTTCGACTATCGTGGCATCTTTAAAAGATCATCATGGCATCCAAGATTCTCCCTTTCGG GGAGGAGAATCTTTCTTCAGGAACGTGTTGGGAGCCATGGAGACGGTTTATTTGAACAAGAATCCGACAGCTAGAGCCATATTGGAGCTTGTCCGTTCAGTTGAAGATGATCGTATATGTTACGACCACTTGGCTTTTAGGACCTTTGGA GTAAATAACCATGGAATTGATTCTATGGCTAAATTTTTCTCGGAATTCGGTTATGTTCAAAGAGAAGAGTTGAGATTCCCTGCAAAGAAGTTGAAAGCATTCTGGTTTTCGCCACCGAATAACATACATTCCAGTGCTGGCACCGGTGTTTATGGTCCTTTACCAAGGATATTTatatcagagcttttggttgatCAAATGAGTCCAGAAACTCAG AAAATAATCAGAAAGTATACTGAATCATCGGGAAATGGAGTCTCTCATGCAGCTTTGGCCAGTGCACTGGGATCTTTGACGTGGAATAAGCCCTCATATTCTGAATTCCAAATCTTGTCGAG GGAGAGTGAATATGCTGCCTGGACTCTTGTCAATGGTTATACGTTAAATCATGTCACTATATCTACCCACCGGCTGAAATCTCATTTACGAACTATTGGAAGTCTCAATCAATTTATTGAAGAGAATGGTTTTAAGTTGAACTCCGAAGGAGGCGTCCTAAAAG TAAGCCCAGATGGTCTGTTGTTGCAAAGTTCGACTGTAGCAGATTCATCTCCCTTCCAGTTTTCGGATGGAATCATGGAATCTGTGCCATGCTCGTACATCGAGTTTGCTGAACGACTTGTGCTTCCTCAATTCAAAGATTTACCTGAGAATAAG GTCGAAGAGTTCCACAGACGAGATGGATTTGAGGTAGGAAATGCTGATAAGATATTCGAGAGCACGTCGAAGGATCAGCTAACTAGGAAGGTTGCTTGA